The following are encoded in a window of Spiroplasma tabanidicola genomic DNA:
- a CDS encoding lipoprotein: MKKLISILGVLSISASPVSFAIACGAKTNTSFDGKEDQDNISILMSQYAKALYLNQNEIDTTSEGLNKVHYSSSYIMNDHVKNNYISNLKIISFSGVETNAYTRYSEIASKYFKNSSEFVSSDVAVDDSVYKGEVVAPEISGTMSTLGSLLQSVPTILKSLANPAAFPGLMALVGQKLKDFVSVDLIKSLGKIVTDDVLKDFEKAFSIDAYKDDKGEFLSFEDAMNASIIALSNSIDKIINKDSSSEALSYKNSRDINSNIFGASKVLGQNIGGVLNGSKKINLDLLTDIGSLPGVLFFVRTLLVYLNSYSVTELTSKELTISEIDTKRTTKVAEKDNVFNFSNALKVLSIIVNDSSTSAKEGESSKGLGARVIRNLLGAFLATPSETKSENTSAKGNWTNLLKPYNGLKNGLINIVSQFAIALLGNESMDAVIYKIYIDSFLRTFINWGIGCESSNGLLTNDLKGTFEMIPNFISSFPDGMLKTLIKSIVENGDWNSNFATIGKWIEYLYDNKNEKLGLSIKKMLQGPIENIFKLPLFASKKEEVKVFDSKKDLGMGFLTTNSLQFIVNKMIENATPKKPEARDDDTSDVIVKFDSFAELFKRLYTNSTLSNALADLDNMMNILGLNSDGSIKEKSVLEQLQTVIQENVTWVGVVGNTLNGMINDFGEKIKVTKSEANKVFDSLKVTIDGQQTNDFTYTVKDATTNTENKFEIKLSYEGKYLKVSSISKL; encoded by the coding sequence ATGAAAAAATTAATTAGTATTTTAGGAGTATTATCTATCAGTGCTTCTCCAGTGTCATTTGCAATTGCATGTGGTGCAAAAACTAATACGAGTTTTGATGGCAAAGAAGATCAAGATAACATTTCTATTTTAATGTCTCAGTATGCAAAAGCGTTGTATTTAAATCAAAATGAAATTGATACAACAAGTGAAGGATTAAATAAAGTTCATTACAGTTCTTCATACATTATGAATGATCATGTAAAAAACAATTATATATCAAACTTAAAAATTATAAGTTTTTCTGGTGTAGAAACAAATGCCTATACTAGATATAGTGAAATAGCAAGTAAATACTTTAAAAATAGTAGTGAATTTGTTTCAAGTGATGTAGCAGTTGATGATAGTGTTTATAAAGGTGAAGTAGTTGCACCAGAAATAAGTGGTACTATGTCAACTTTAGGATCATTATTACAATCTGTTCCAACTATTTTAAAATCACTTGCAAATCCTGCTGCATTTCCAGGATTAATGGCTTTAGTTGGTCAAAAACTAAAAGATTTTGTTTCAGTTGATTTGATTAAATCATTAGGAAAAATCGTTACAGATGATGTTTTAAAAGATTTTGAAAAAGCTTTTAGTATTGATGCATATAAAGATGATAAGGGAGAATTTTTAAGTTTTGAAGATGCAATGAATGCAAGTATTATTGCATTATCAAATTCAATTGATAAAATTATAAATAAAGATAGTAGTTCTGAAGCATTAAGTTATAAAAATTCTAGAGATATCAACAGTAATATCTTTGGAGCTTCAAAAGTTTTAGGACAAAATATTGGTGGGGTCTTAAATGGATCTAAAAAAATAAATTTAGATTTATTAACAGATATTGGAAGTTTGCCTGGAGTTTTATTCTTTGTTAGAACTTTATTAGTTTATTTAAATTCTTATAGTGTTACAGAATTAACTTCAAAAGAATTAACAATAAGTGAAATTGATACAAAAAGAACAACAAAAGTTGCAGAAAAAGATAATGTGTTTAATTTTAGTAATGCATTAAAAGTTTTAAGTATTATTGTAAATGATAGTTCTACATCAGCTAAAGAAGGAGAAAGTTCAAAAGGATTAGGAGCAAGAGTTATAAGAAACCTTTTAGGTGCATTTTTAGCAACTCCTTCAGAAACAAAAAGTGAAAATACAAGTGCAAAAGGTAATTGAACAAATTTATTAAAACCTTATAATGGTTTAAAAAATGGACTAATTAATATAGTTTCTCAATTTGCAATAGCTCTATTAGGAAATGAATCAATGGATGCTGTAATTTATAAAATTTACATTGATTCATTTTTAAGAACATTCATTAATTGAGGTATAGGATGTGAAAGTTCAAACGGTCTTTTAACTAATGATTTAAAAGGTACTTTTGAAATGATTCCAAATTTTATTTCTAGTTTCCCAGATGGAATGTTAAAAACTTTAATTAAAAGTATTGTTGAAAATGGTGATTGAAATTCAAATTTTGCAACAATAGGAAAATGAATAGAATATCTTTATGATAATAAAAATGAAAAATTAGGACTATCAATTAAAAAAATGTTACAAGGTCCAATTGAAAATATCTTTAAATTACCTTTATTTGCTTCTAAAAAAGAAGAAGTAAAAGTTTTTGATAGTAAAAAAGATTTAGGAATGGGATTTTTAACTACAAATTCTTTACAATTCATTGTTAATAAAATGATTGAAAATGCTACTCCTAAAAAACCTGAAGCAAGAGATGATGATACAAGTGATGTTATTGTTAAATTTGATAGTTTTGCTGAATTGTTTAAAAGATTATATACAAATAGTACTTTATCAAATGCATTAGCAGATCTTGATAATATGATGAATATATTGGGATTAAATAGTGATGGAAGTATTAAAGAAAAATCAGTTCTAGAACAATTACAAACAGTTATTCAAGAAAATGTAACTTGAGTTGGAGTAGTTGGTAATACTTTAAATGGTATGATTAATGATTTTGGTGAAAAAATAAAAGTTACAAAATCAGAAGCAAATAAAGTATTTGATAGTTTAAAAGTTACAATTGATGGACAACAAACTAATGACTTTACTTACACTGTAAAAGATGCTACAACAAATACAGAAAATAAATTTGAAATCAAATTAAGTTATGAAGGTAAATACTTAAAAGTTAGTTCTATTTCAAAATTATAA